The following is a genomic window from Flavobacteriales bacterium.
CAGGGCAAGATCCCGTTCACCAAGATCGGCAAGCATCGCCGGGTGAGGTATGAGGATGTGATGAAGTACCGCAAGGCCATGAAGGAGGCGCAGCGGCAGTTGCTGAAGGACATGATGCGGGACGAGGAAGAGGCCGGTCTCTATGATACATAGCGTCCGCTTCACGTGTGTCCTGGACACCAACGTCATTTACCCGGTGAACATCCGGGATCTGTTGTTGTGGTTCGCGCATTACGACCTCTTCACCGTGAAGTGGAGCAGTGGCATTTGCGATGAGTGGGCCAAGGTGATGCGCGAGAAGGAGATCCCAGAAGCGGACATCGCCAAACGCATCCAACGCATGAGCGACGCGTTCCCGGATGCACTGGTGGAGAACTACGATGGTCTCATCGAAGGCCTGCAGTTACCCGACACGTGCGACCGCCACGTGCTGGCGGCGGCCATCAAGGCCAACGCCAACCTGATCGTCACCAACAACCTGCGCGATTTTCCCGCGGAGGAGCTGGCGAAGTATGGTCTGGAGGCCAAGAGCGCCGATGACTTTCTCACGGAAATCATCGACCTGAACCACGCCCGTGCGCTGGAGGCGTTCAAAGAGCTGGTGGCGAACCGACGTTCACCCGAGCTCGATGCGTATCAGGTGCTGGACCAGTTCCGAAGGGTCGGCCTGAAGGATACGGCCGACTACCTGCATGCGCTGTTGTGAGCGACCGCTTCCACGCCGAGATCGAATTGCGTGTCCGATATCGGTCCACATGAATGGTGAACGCACGTTCTTCACGGTGATCGGCGCTTCAACTATGGCGGATGTGCCATCATTCTTTTCGGTCGCATAGGGCAGTCGCTCAGTCCACAACCCCGTCGAATTCGACGGGGTTCGGACCACCCTGATGCCTCGTGGGTGGCTTACCTTCGTGAAGCCATGTCCACCGAGTCCCTCAAGCTCCAACTGATCGAGCGCCTGTTGCGCACGACCGATGAAGGGCTGCTGAAGAAAGTAGCCGACCTGTTCCGCTCAGAGAAAGGCGAGGATGATGACGGTCTCACCGACGAGCACTACAACATCGTAAAGGAGCGCTACGAGGAGTACAAGCGCGGTGAGGGCAAGAGCTACACTTGGGAGGAGACGAAAGCCATGATCCGCGCCGGCAAGGGCAAGGAGGCATGAGCGTGAAGATCCGTTGGCGCTACCGTGCGATCCATGAGGCCCAGGAGGCGTACGACTGGTACGAAGCTCAGTCGAGGGGGACCGGAGAGCGACTGATCGCCGAGTTGGACGAGCACATCGACTTCCTGCTGAAGCATCCAACGGGCTATCCGAAATGGCGCTCCATTTTTCGGAAGGTCACTCTGAAGCACTTCCCGTATCAGGTGATCTATCGCTTCGAGAAGGACACTGTCACGGTCTTCAGCATTTTCCATGGCAGCCGTAACCCCAGCCAATGGGGACGCCTTCGCTGATTGCATCTTTGAAGTGCAATGAAACCTGCCGTGAACAGCGACAGCGTATCCCCATGGCCTGTCTCACACTACCGGCAGTCCTCGCCACCATGGCAGCGCTGGTTTGCTGCACATTGACGCAGGCGCAGATCATCGACAGCACCTACATCCTTGCCGTGGATCGCCGCGTTCAGGAGATCGACGCGGCAAAGGACTATGGGATCAGGACACTCGAGAACGAGGAGTTCCTGGAGCAGATGACCGACGGTGGTGTGGGCAATTAGAACAACAAAGCCAGCAATTCCTCGCGCGTCATCTGATGGTGCGAAGCGACATCGCCAAGTATGCCTGCCAGCGTCCCGACCTTGATCGGCCGATGGTCCGGAATGGTGATGTGGTGCGTTCCGCTCCTTGAAGTGGTCATGCGGATGTGACCTCCGTCTGCCTTGTCACCTCGTATCCCAGCTTGCCCAGCGCCTTGATCAGTTCCCTGCCCGTGAGATCGCGCGGGATCCTCTAAGCGGCGATCACGATCTCCTTCACCATGTGCAGGCAGATCACCTTGGGCATCTGATCCGCCTCGAAGTGGGTCGCCACGGCGTCTTTCACGTTGGCTTTCAACTGCTCCAGGTCATCGCCATCCGTGAAGATGGAGTGATCCAACGCACGGGCCTCGTAGCCACCTTCCGGCGACTCTTCCACAACGAAGATGATCTCCTTCATGCTCCGAAGTTAAGCAAGCCCTACTTCGGCTCCCACAGCTCGATCTTGTTCCCCTCCGGATCATACACCCACGCGAAGCGGCCGTAATCCTCATCCTGCCGCTTGGGGTCGATGCGCACGCCGGCAGCCTCGAGCTTCTTGATCAGCCCATCGATGTCCTGCACGCGCAGGTTCAGCATGAACTGTTGCTTGCTGTCGAAGTAGTCGCTGTCGCGCTTGAACGGCGAGAACACTGTGGGGCCGGCATCCT
Proteins encoded in this region:
- a CDS encoding addiction module protein, producing MSTESLKLQLIERLLRTTDEGLLKKVADLFRSEKGEDDDGLTDEHYNIVKERYEEYKRGEGKSYTWEETKAMIRAGKGKEA
- a CDS encoding PIN domain-containing protein, whose translation is MIHSVRFTCVLDTNVIYPVNIRDLLLWFAHYDLFTVKWSSGICDEWAKVMREKEIPEADIAKRIQRMSDAFPDALVENYDGLIEGLQLPDTCDRHVLAAAIKANANLIVTNNLRDFPAEELAKYGLEAKSADDFLTEIIDLNHARALEAFKELVANRRSPELDAYQVLDQFRRVGLKDTADYLHALL
- a CDS encoding type II toxin-antitoxin system RelE/ParE family toxin, encoding MSVKIRWRYRAIHEAQEAYDWYEAQSRGTGERLIAELDEHIDFLLKHPTGYPKWRSIFRKVTLKHFPYQVIYRFEKDTVTVFSIFHGSRNPSQWGRLR
- a CDS encoding 2-oxoisovalerate dehydrogenase; amino-acid sequence: MKEIIFVVEESPEGGYEARALDHSIFTDGDDLEQLKANVKDAVATHFEADQMPKVICLHMVKEIVIAA
- a CDS encoding VOC family protein, translated to MSRHVTGIGGFFFRADDHKALAKWYNDHFGINDQDNGWIWQQDAGPTVFSPFKRDSDYFDSKQQFMLNLRVQDIDGLIKKLEAAGVRIDPKRQDEDYGRFAWVYDPEGNKIELWEPK